Proteins from a single region of Parasedimentitalea psychrophila:
- a CDS encoding efflux RND transporter permease subunit translates to MIRFLAGHQTMANLLMILLLLSGISIGPSLLRETFPRPELSEVEITVAYPGARPEDVETAICERIETALDAVTGIDTQSCEARENLARATVKMREGEDFLAFTADVKSEIEAVSKFPERADPPRIKVLGQTVFVASVGVTGPKSRTDLKDYAEQIRTRMLRWGGIPKVDIRGFSTRELHIGLRPAALRQFGISVPDVARAVQSTSLDLPAGSIETTSETLLIRVAEERQTAADLASLIVQSSASGGQVRLGSIATISEQFELDDDRILFDGELAAVLDISKTRADDSLRIMDALAAFLEAERQQAPPSVVLEISSDAASVVRERLQLVAVNGLQGLALVFLVLWLFFGFRFSFWVAMGLPVSLMGGVALMGLVGYSLNLMTTLGLLIVIGLLMDDAIVIAENIARQREKGLSPIEAAIQGASQVFPNVLASFATTAMIFGSLAFLSGDLGAVLKVVPVVMLFVLMVSLIEAFLILPHHLLHSLEHPRKPGGIRHGVERAMDFTRERLVGPLADLCIRWRYLVTGMAFATLLIAAGMLAGGYLKFTAFPELDGDTIVARVLLPQGTPLARTEEVIAQLQHGLDQTNADLSPQQPGGAALVRHVTVSYGVNKDSFETGAHVATLSVDLLPSSQRNSRPDAIMAHWRQLVGNVPDVISLKYTETSIGPAGIAIDMRLKGDDLAELKRASVELQNWLWQYSGVTSVLDDLRPGKRELRITLTQAAGPKGITAGQIADQLRAAYFGTTVSEMQVNGQQLDVTAQLQGYDQGLLRQFDDFTITRPDGSFVPLSVVAQVEIGQGYARINRQDGIRTITVQGTIDTAIANANAIVSDTLFHFLPDLLQRYPGVQLDIEGQRAEATKTQKSMLKGFVIGLIGVFLLLSFLFRSYVEPLVVMLIIPLSLTGAIFGHMAMGLNFSMPSMLGFVALAGVVVNNSILLVGFVKHEHGTALTVAEAAGKAARARFRAIFLTSVTTIAGLLPILTETSLQAQILIPLVSSLTFGLLAAALIVLFVLPGIYAILDDFGLSTLAKMRELDARHVRPGRTADREHCE, encoded by the coding sequence ATGATCAGATTCCTTGCTGGCCACCAAACCATGGCCAATCTGCTGATGATCCTGCTTCTACTCTCAGGCATATCCATCGGCCCCTCCTTGCTGCGCGAGACCTTTCCGCGCCCCGAGTTGAGCGAAGTCGAGATTACCGTAGCCTATCCTGGCGCCCGGCCCGAGGATGTAGAGACCGCGATTTGCGAACGGATTGAGACGGCATTGGATGCGGTCACCGGCATTGACACCCAATCCTGCGAGGCGCGCGAGAATCTGGCCCGTGCTACTGTCAAAATGCGCGAGGGCGAGGATTTTCTGGCATTCACCGCGGATGTGAAATCTGAAATCGAGGCGGTGTCCAAATTTCCCGAACGCGCCGACCCACCCCGGATCAAAGTTCTGGGGCAGACCGTTTTTGTGGCATCAGTGGGTGTGACCGGGCCAAAATCACGCACCGATCTAAAGGATTACGCGGAACAGATACGTACCCGCATGCTGCGCTGGGGTGGCATTCCCAAGGTGGACATCCGTGGTTTTTCCACCCGCGAGCTGCACATCGGCCTGCGCCCGGCAGCGCTGAGGCAGTTTGGCATTTCAGTGCCAGACGTGGCCCGCGCGGTGCAATCCACCAGTCTGGACCTGCCTGCGGGTAGCATCGAAACCACATCTGAAACACTGTTGATCCGGGTCGCCGAAGAACGCCAAACCGCCGCCGATCTGGCGTCGCTGATCGTGCAATCTTCGGCCAGCGGTGGCCAGGTGCGGCTGGGCAGCATCGCCACTATCTCCGAACAATTTGAACTGGACGACGACCGAATCCTGTTTGACGGTGAACTTGCAGCCGTTCTGGACATCTCCAAGACGCGCGCGGATGACAGCCTGCGGATCATGGATGCTCTGGCTGCCTTTCTCGAGGCGGAACGTCAACAAGCGCCTCCGAGTGTGGTGCTGGAAATCAGCTCGGACGCGGCCAGCGTGGTGCGCGAACGGTTGCAGCTGGTGGCTGTGAACGGCTTGCAGGGACTGGCGCTGGTGTTTCTCGTATTGTGGCTGTTCTTTGGCTTTCGCTTCTCGTTCTGGGTGGCGATGGGCCTGCCGGTCTCCCTGATGGGGGGGGTCGCACTGATGGGGCTGGTCGGCTATTCGCTGAACCTGATGACCACATTGGGACTGCTGATCGTCATTGGCCTGTTGATGGATGACGCCATCGTCATTGCCGAAAACATCGCCCGGCAGCGGGAAAAGGGTCTTAGCCCTATCGAGGCGGCAATTCAGGGCGCTTCACAGGTATTTCCCAACGTGCTTGCCTCTTTTGCCACCACCGCCATGATCTTTGGCTCGCTGGCCTTCCTGTCCGGCGATCTGGGCGCGGTGCTCAAGGTGGTGCCGGTGGTGATGTTGTTTGTGCTGATGGTGTCGCTGATCGAGGCCTTCCTGATTCTGCCGCACCACCTGCTGCACAGTCTTGAGCATCCCCGCAAACCTGGCGGCATTCGCCATGGCGTTGAACGGGCAATGGACTTTACCCGCGAACGCTTGGTTGGGCCGCTGGCCGATCTGTGCATTCGCTGGCGTTACCTGGTCACCGGAATGGCCTTTGCCACCTTGCTGATTGCGGCTGGAATGCTGGCAGGCGGGTATCTGAAATTTACCGCCTTCCCCGAACTGGATGGCGATACCATCGTTGCCCGGGTGCTGCTGCCGCAGGGCACGCCGCTGGCGCGCACTGAAGAGGTCATCGCCCAGTTGCAGCACGGATTAGATCAGACCAACGCCGACCTGTCTCCGCAACAACCCGGTGGTGCCGCCTTGGTCCGGCACGTCACGGTGTCTTACGGGGTCAACAAAGATTCCTTTGAGACCGGCGCACATGTTGCCACACTCAGCGTAGATCTGCTGCCCTCGTCGCAGCGCAACAGCCGCCCCGACGCGATCATGGCCCATTGGCGCCAGTTGGTGGGAAACGTGCCGGATGTTATCAGCCTGAAGTACACAGAAACCTCCATTGGCCCGGCGGGTATCGCCATCGACATGCGGCTCAAGGGTGACGACCTGGCCGAACTCAAACGGGCCTCGGTCGAGCTGCAAAATTGGTTGTGGCAATACAGCGGCGTGACTTCGGTGCTGGACGATCTGCGCCCCGGAAAACGTGAACTGCGCATCACCCTAACCCAGGCCGCCGGGCCGAAGGGGATCACCGCCGGGCAAATCGCCGATCAGTTGCGCGCGGCCTATTTTGGCACCACCGTCAGCGAGATGCAGGTGAACGGCCAGCAGCTGGACGTCACCGCGCAGCTGCAAGGCTACGACCAAGGCCTGCTGCGCCAGTTCGACGATTTCACCATCACCCGTCCAGATGGGTCCTTTGTGCCGCTATCGGTGGTGGCCCAGGTCGAGATCGGTCAGGGCTATGCCCGGATCAACCGTCAGGACGGCATCCGCACCATCACGGTGCAGGGCACCATCGACACTGCCATCGCCAATGCCAATGCCATTGTCAGTGACACGCTGTTTCATTTTCTGCCCGATCTGTTGCAACGCTACCCCGGAGTGCAGCTGGATATCGAAGGACAACGCGCTGAGGCCACCAAGACCCAGAAATCCATGCTCAAGGGTTTCGTGATTGGTCTGATCGGGGTGTTTCTACTTCTCAGTTTCCTGTTTCGCTCTTATGTCGAACCACTTGTTGTCATGCTGATCATCCCGCTATCTCTGACTGGGGCAATCTTTGGTCACATGGCCATGGGGCTGAATTTTTCGATGCCCTCGATGCTGGGTTTTGTGGCGCTGGCCGGTGTGGTGGTAAACAACTCGATCCTGCTGGTGGGTTTTGTGAAACACGAGCATGGCACGGCTCTGACAGTGGCCGAGGCCGCAGGCAAAGCCGCCCGGGCACGGTTTCGGGCGATTTTTCTGACCTCAGTCACAACCATTGCCGGGCTGCTCCCGATCCTCACCGAAACCAGCCTGCAGGCACAGATCCTGATTCCACTGGTTTCCAGCCTGACCTTTGGTCTGTTGGCTGCGGCGCTGATCGTCCTATTTGTGCTACCGGGAATCTACGCGATCTTGGATGACTTCGGGCTAAGCACTCTGGCCAAAATGCGGGAACTGGATGCACGGCATGTCCGGCCAGGGCGGACAGCAGATCGGGAACATTGTGAGTAA
- a CDS encoding transposase, producing the protein MGRQRRNYTDDYKAAAVERLYEPGATQGSVSSELGITGTQLKTWRLEIEAFGSSEAKRRQKADAAELVRLRKENRRLAEEVEILHKASAFFATRAVKP; encoded by the coding sequence ATGGGACGACAGCGACGGAATTATACGGACGATTATAAGGCTGCGGCAGTTGAACGGCTTTACGAGCCAGGAGCGACGCAGGGTAGCGTGTCGAGCGAGCTTGGGATCACCGGTACACAACTGAAGACGTGGAGGCTTGAGATTGAGGCGTTTGGTTCATCAGAAGCCAAGCGCCGTCAGAAGGCGGATGCCGCTGAACTGGTCCGCCTTCGCAAAGAGAACAGGCGTCTTGCTGAGGAAGTGGAGATTTTGCACAAGGCATCCGCTTTTTTCGCAACGAGGGCGGTGAAACCATGA
- a CDS encoding IS3 family transposase: MTNKHSFVTAHKAQYAVSTLCRHLKISRGWFYGFLTSQDARDQRRTIREARDLELLPKIKAFFKASGKCYGSKRIHQDLMADGEIASERRVAIIMKENKVSPLLRKRRKPKTTDSNHDMKPSPNLLEQKFNCQTPNAVWLADITYIDTDEGWLYLAGIKDMSTREIVGWAMEDHMRAELCCEALKMALARRGPVSGLIHHSDRGSQYAGGKYRKLIGKASITQSMSRKGECLDNAPMESFFASLKKELVHRHRFRTRAQAKAAIFEYIEVFYNRQRRHSSIGYKTPLQAFEDTALKMAA; this comes from the coding sequence ATGACGAACAAGCACAGCTTCGTCACTGCCCATAAAGCGCAATATGCGGTCTCCACATTATGCCGACACCTCAAGATATCTCGGGGTTGGTTCTATGGCTTTCTGACCAGTCAGGACGCCCGAGATCAGCGGCGTACCATCCGTGAAGCGCGAGATCTGGAGTTGCTGCCAAAGATAAAGGCGTTTTTCAAAGCCAGCGGGAAATGCTATGGGTCCAAGCGTATTCATCAGGATCTAATGGCTGATGGTGAGATCGCTTCTGAGCGGCGTGTGGCGATAATAATGAAAGAAAACAAGGTGTCTCCGCTTCTGCGTAAGCGCCGAAAGCCCAAAACTACTGACAGCAATCACGACATGAAGCCTTCACCAAATCTATTGGAGCAGAAGTTCAACTGCCAGACGCCCAACGCCGTTTGGCTGGCGGATATTACCTATATCGACACGGATGAAGGGTGGCTTTACTTGGCTGGCATCAAAGACATGTCCACGCGGGAGATTGTTGGCTGGGCGATGGAGGACCATATGCGGGCAGAGCTCTGCTGTGAGGCCCTGAAGATGGCTCTGGCGCGACGAGGGCCCGTTTCCGGATTGATCCACCATTCCGACAGGGGGAGCCAGTATGCAGGTGGGAAATACCGCAAGCTAATTGGCAAGGCCTCCATCACCCAATCCATGAGCCGCAAAGGAGAATGCCTGGATAACGCGCCAATGGAGAGCTTTTTTGCTTCATTGAAAAAAGAACTCGTGCATCGCCATCGGTTCAGAACGCGCGCTCAAGCCAAAGCTGCAATCTTCGAATACATTGAGGTCTTCTACAATCGCCAGCGCCGCCACTCCAGTATCGGCTACAAAACGCCCCTGCAGGCATTTGAAGATACAGCTTTGAAAATGGCCGCATAG
- a CDS encoding FkbM family methyltransferase: MQTILKLATKHWLRRYNKKQATPSVRAVLLGDAVSLRVIIDGVFSGPEIKALEQFVFPHLKGHAMALDIGANIGNHAASFSKYFGKIFAFEINEVVFHILQSNTVGTNIIPVHVGLSDQAGEVSFAENFENMGASRIEVGSSDAAQQMKVVPLDTFARENALTDVSFVKIDVEGHELQVLKGGAAFFQEQQPVLAFEAHFATNPSEGKRVQELLESYGYSHFWEMELQSPFMRKLNANCPKPVARFLKLLISTPVQKNLMLSPCEQLAGKKRDSVIASTFDLR; this comes from the coding sequence ATGCAGACCATATTAAAACTTGCGACCAAGCACTGGCTGAGACGGTACAATAAAAAGCAAGCCACCCCCTCTGTGCGCGCGGTGTTATTGGGCGACGCTGTCAGCCTGCGTGTCATCATTGACGGCGTTTTTTCAGGGCCTGAAATCAAGGCTCTTGAGCAGTTTGTTTTCCCTCACCTTAAAGGGCATGCGATGGCGTTGGACATCGGGGCCAATATCGGGAACCACGCGGCGTCCTTTTCCAAATATTTCGGGAAAATCTTTGCCTTTGAAATCAACGAAGTTGTCTTTCACATCCTTCAATCCAACACCGTAGGGACAAACATCATTCCGGTCCATGTCGGGTTGTCGGATCAAGCAGGTGAAGTTTCATTTGCCGAAAATTTCGAGAATATGGGCGCCTCGCGAATTGAAGTGGGATCAAGTGATGCTGCTCAGCAAATGAAGGTGGTCCCCTTAGACACATTTGCGCGAGAAAACGCTTTGACGGATGTCTCGTTTGTGAAGATAGACGTCGAAGGCCATGAACTGCAGGTCTTAAAAGGCGGCGCGGCGTTTTTCCAAGAACAGCAACCGGTCCTTGCGTTTGAAGCGCATTTTGCCACTAACCCTTCAGAAGGCAAACGGGTCCAAGAGCTTCTGGAAAGCTATGGGTACTCCCATTTTTGGGAAATGGAGCTGCAGAGCCCATTCATGCGTAAGCTGAACGCCAATTGCCCAAAGCCGGTGGCACGTTTTTTGAAGCTGCTCATCAGTACACCTGTGCAAAAAAACTTGATGCTTTCACCGTGCGAACAGCTTGCAGGCAAGAAACGGGATTCGGTCATTGCATCGACTTTTGATCTTCGGTGA
- a CDS encoding glycosyltransferase family 25 protein: protein MKVPGYYINLDRAKKRSEHMLSEVSRLNLPLTRLPAVDGTNLSREQIDALHQPEKGMHRLSGPEVGCFLSHRAAWEKIAAGQHKFGAVFEDDLKFSDDSKTLLNDDSWLPSDADIIKIETYQRKAVVSPPFVDVGKTRQLGRLKSRHLGAGGYILSQSIANRLVERTQRFKVPVDYLMFDAKYAIFPEITPWQLFPAICVQQVRTHQSFLPEGAEKSSLDSARKVLKLRGWAKVQRELSRPVTNLSREFSARLHARQAGGKWMFIRYEE from the coding sequence ATGAAAGTTCCAGGTTACTACATCAATCTAGATCGTGCCAAGAAACGTTCAGAGCATATGTTGTCGGAGGTAAGTAGGTTAAACCTACCGCTGACCCGTTTGCCTGCTGTTGACGGCACAAACTTAAGTCGAGAACAGATTGACGCTTTGCATCAGCCAGAGAAAGGCATGCACCGTTTATCCGGGCCAGAGGTTGGCTGCTTCCTGAGCCATCGCGCGGCGTGGGAAAAAATCGCGGCAGGCCAGCACAAATTTGGCGCTGTTTTTGAGGATGACTTAAAATTCTCCGATGATTCGAAAACCTTGCTAAACGATGATTCCTGGCTGCCGAGTGACGCTGATATAATTAAGATAGAGACCTACCAGCGCAAAGCGGTTGTTTCCCCCCCTTTTGTTGACGTTGGTAAGACCAGACAACTCGGCCGCCTTAAGTCGCGGCATCTAGGGGCTGGGGGCTATATCCTATCGCAAAGCATCGCCAACCGGCTCGTTGAACGCACCCAGAGGTTCAAAGTTCCGGTAGACTACCTCATGTTTGATGCGAAATATGCGATATTCCCCGAGATCACACCATGGCAGTTGTTTCCTGCGATCTGCGTTCAGCAAGTGCGCACACACCAGTCATTTTTGCCCGAAGGTGCTGAGAAATCCAGCTTGGACAGCGCCCGTAAAGTTCTCAAACTTAGAGGGTGGGCAAAGGTGCAACGGGAGCTTTCGCGCCCTGTTACAAATCTAAGCCGTGAATTTTCCGCCCGCTTGCACGCTCGGCAAGCGGGAGGAAAGTGGATGTTCATTAGGTACGAAGAGTGA
- a CDS encoding FkbM family methyltransferase, with amino-acid sequence MTKLTRKVWLAAHHLVHGDQFSVHGVKVTVPHNVDPEIRYMLARKRPYEVPEAKFVQTYLSAGNHVVELGGSIGVISTLVRHQIGPEALHIIVEANPELAAVCKHNARAEAKPNCVDVIKAAVDYSGEAQVMFDFGHNAHTGRVSLQGHPVPTTTLAQVSNRLPDGPVALICDIEGAEFDLIIAETEALKRFELIILETHPHAYTDGLESLEKMLGLLVSYGFVQTEDADDVVVFTGVNR; translated from the coding sequence ATGACCAAGCTGACCAGGAAGGTTTGGCTCGCCGCGCATCACCTCGTTCATGGAGATCAATTTTCGGTACATGGTGTCAAGGTAACCGTTCCACATAATGTTGACCCCGAAATCCGCTACATGCTGGCACGTAAACGCCCATACGAGGTTCCTGAAGCCAAATTTGTTCAGACATATTTGTCCGCTGGAAATCATGTTGTTGAACTAGGCGGGTCGATTGGCGTCATCTCAACCCTCGTCAGGCACCAAATTGGGCCGGAAGCACTGCATATAATTGTAGAAGCCAACCCTGAACTGGCCGCAGTCTGTAAACATAATGCACGCGCCGAAGCGAAACCAAACTGCGTCGATGTGATTAAAGCGGCGGTGGATTATTCCGGCGAAGCGCAGGTGATGTTCGACTTTGGCCACAATGCACACACCGGACGGGTATCGTTACAGGGGCACCCAGTTCCGACCACCACGCTGGCCCAGGTGTCCAACCGCCTCCCAGATGGCCCAGTCGCACTTATTTGTGATATCGAAGGCGCAGAATTCGATCTTATCATTGCTGAAACCGAGGCCCTGAAACGGTTTGAATTGATAATTCTTGAAACCCATCCGCATGCCTACACAGACGGCCTGGAGAGCTTGGAAAAAATGCTAGGCCTCTTAGTCAGTTATGGGTTTGTCCAAACCGAAGACGCGGATGATGTCGTTGTGTTTACAGGTGTTAATCGATGA
- a CDS encoding glycosyltransferase family 2 protein, giving the protein MDLNRIGVVTVCYRSMAVLPQMLASVPNGVQVVLVNNAGEDDGGELATLAAKYSAKLISNDQNKGFGVACNQGAAELDTEFLLFINPDAALAADTLTRLLAAADTYKDASAFNPQITSPNGGQLFKRNSHLFPRSDKMPRGWPEQDREVTVLSGAALLIRRAAFEHISGFDENIFLYHEDDDIALRLRKNAGKLMFVRDAIVTHLEGRSSVRSPEIAALKAWHMARSRVYATRKHGRPVPLARALNSALGQLLSVTVLFSERKRSKQVAYLCGVLSTFRDGGATREANK; this is encoded by the coding sequence ATGGATTTAAATCGAATTGGAGTTGTCACAGTCTGCTATCGCAGCATGGCAGTTCTCCCGCAGATGCTCGCATCGGTTCCGAATGGGGTACAGGTGGTTTTGGTCAACAATGCCGGCGAAGACGATGGCGGAGAGCTGGCTACTCTTGCGGCGAAGTACAGCGCCAAATTGATCTCTAATGACCAAAACAAAGGCTTTGGTGTTGCCTGCAACCAAGGTGCCGCAGAACTCGATACCGAATTTCTACTTTTTATCAATCCGGATGCAGCCTTAGCCGCCGACACTTTGACCCGCCTTTTGGCCGCGGCGGACACCTACAAAGACGCTTCAGCATTCAATCCACAGATTACTTCTCCGAATGGCGGGCAGCTTTTTAAGCGGAACAGTCATCTGTTTCCACGCTCTGACAAGATGCCACGCGGCTGGCCCGAGCAAGACAGAGAAGTCACCGTTTTGTCTGGTGCTGCACTACTTATTCGGCGAGCTGCTTTTGAGCATATTTCAGGCTTTGACGAGAATATATTTCTGTATCACGAAGATGATGATATTGCGCTACGCCTTAGAAAAAACGCTGGCAAGTTGATGTTTGTGCGTGATGCGATTGTGACTCACTTGGAAGGGCGGTCTTCTGTCCGTTCACCGGAAATCGCCGCTCTAAAAGCGTGGCATATGGCGCGATCGCGTGTTTATGCAACCCGCAAACACGGCCGCCCTGTTCCGCTTGCCAGAGCATTGAACTCCGCTTTAGGACAGCTACTTTCAGTCACTGTTTTGTTTTCGGAACGCAAGCGTTCTAAACAGGTCGCATATCTATGCGGCGTTCTAAGCACGTTCCGGGATGGCGGCGCAACGCGTGAGGCCAATAAATGA
- a CDS encoding IS3 family transposase produces MQCPAGQRTNKHSSVTAHKAQYAVSTLCRHLKISRGWFYGFLTSQDTRDQRLVIREARDLELLPKIKAFFKASGKCYGSKRIHQDLMADGEIASERRVAIIMKENKESPLLRKRRKPKTTDSKHDMKPSPNLLEQKFNCQTPNTVWLADITYIDTPSRALLRNTLPGSGQGEPVCRWEIPQADWQGLHHPIPSRACEHALPGTA; encoded by the coding sequence TTGCAATGCCCTGCCGGGCAGCGGACGAACAAGCACAGTTCCGTCACGGCCCACAAAGCGCAATATGCGGTTTCCACATTATGCCGACACCTCAAGATATCTCGGGGTTGGTTCTATGGCTTTCTGACCAGTCAGGACACCCGCGATCAGCGGCTTGTCATCCGTGAAGCGCGGGATCTGGAGTTGCTGCCAAAGATAAAGGCGTTTTTCAAAGCCAGCGGGAAATGCTATGGGTCCAAGCGCATTCATCAGGATCTAATGGCTGATGGTGAGATCGCTTCTGAGCGGCGTGTGGCGATAATAATGAAAGAAAACAAGGAGTCTCCGCTTCTGCGTAAGCGCCGAAAGCCCAAAACTACTGACAGCAAACACGACATGAAGCCTTCACCAAATCTACTGGAGCAGAAGTTCAACTGCCAGACGCCCAACACCGTTTGGCTGGCGGATATTACCTATATCGACACTCCCTCTCGTGCATTGCTGCGCAATACACTGCCGGGCAGTGGACAGGGGGAGCCAGTATGCAGGTGGGAAATACCGCAAGCTGATTGGCAAGGCCTCCATCACCCAATCCCCTCTCGTGCATGTGAACATGCACTGCCAGGCACTGCATGA
- a CDS encoding acylphosphatase: MSDIAIKARIAGRVQGVAFRAWTRSEAQRRGLSGWARNESDGSVLALFMGPANEV, encoded by the coding sequence ATGTCTGACATTGCTATCAAGGCTAGAATTGCAGGGCGTGTTCAAGGTGTTGCTTTTCGTGCATGGACACGCTCAGAAGCGCAACGACGCGGCCTGTCGGGCTGGGCCCGTAACGAGTCCGATGGGTCCGTCCTTGCCTTGTTCATGGGGCCAGCTAACGAAGTTTGA
- a CDS encoding sulfotransferase family protein, with amino-acid sequence MQTIHFISGLPRSGSTLLAGILRQNPRFAAAMTGPVGGLVTTLLNAMSPQNETAVFLDEEKRKRILRAVVQAYYSDQSGKQAIFDTNRLWAAQLPLVRALFPQAKMLCCVRNVAWIMDSFECLVRRSAFEPSRLFASAEERATVYSRTEALAHRGRVVGFAYSALKEAYYGEHSRHLLLIDYDILASQPEACLRLVYKFLGEEWFAHDFQKVEYDAPEFDRQLGAAGLHKVTGPVRHTPRTTVLPPDLYERFDKLTFWNDPKGTSAWRMLHEPQHSTQHAQTPTSSSDSGHASDR; translated from the coding sequence ATGCAGACCATCCATTTCATTTCCGGTTTGCCGCGTTCCGGCTCAACGCTGCTGGCGGGCATCCTGCGCCAGAACCCGCGGTTTGCCGCGGCGATGACCGGGCCGGTCGGCGGGCTGGTGACGACCCTGCTGAACGCGATGAGTCCGCAAAATGAAACGGCTGTGTTTCTTGACGAGGAGAAAAGAAAACGGATTCTGCGCGCCGTTGTTCAGGCCTATTACTCGGACCAGTCTGGCAAGCAGGCGATCTTCGACACCAACCGATTATGGGCAGCCCAGTTGCCGCTTGTCCGGGCATTGTTTCCTCAGGCAAAGATGCTGTGCTGCGTGCGCAATGTCGCGTGGATCATGGACAGTTTCGAATGCCTAGTGCGGCGAAGCGCCTTTGAACCCTCCAGACTTTTTGCGTCCGCTGAAGAACGCGCCACCGTCTATAGCCGGACGGAAGCGCTAGCCCACCGGGGTCGCGTCGTTGGCTTCGCATACTCGGCCCTGAAGGAGGCATATTACGGCGAGCACTCCAGACACCTTCTGCTGATCGACTACGACATCCTAGCCAGCCAGCCCGAGGCCTGCTTGCGGTTGGTCTACAAGTTCCTTGGCGAAGAATGGTTCGCGCATGATTTCCAGAAGGTCGAGTATGACGCACCTGAATTCGACAGACAGCTCGGCGCTGCCGGATTGCACAAAGTGACTGGGCCAGTGCGGCACACACCGCGGACCACGGTTCTGCCGCCAGACCTGTACGAGCGATTTGACAAACTCACATTCTGGAACGATCCCAAGGGCACCTCGGCCTGGCGCATGCTCCATGAACCACAGCATTCTACCCAGCACGCTCAAACCCCAACAAGTTCCAGCGATTCCGGCCACGCGTCAGACCGGTAG